The genomic interval TGGTTGCAAAGGAAGGTGTTTTGAAGCGGGGGTGTATTCTGGAAAAAGCGGCAGGTAATAGGCCATCCCGGCTCATGCTCATCCAGATCCGGGGCTGCCCCAGTTGAAATACCAGCAATACACTCGATAAAGCGACTACTGCACTCACTGATATAATACCAGCCATGATATTCAAATCGAGTTTGTCGAAAACATATGCCAATGGGTCGCCAACTGCCAGTTCAGTATATGATACCATTCCTGTTAACACGAGGGTAATCAGAATATATAAAACCGTACATATCAGCAAAGTATACAGCATGGCCTTCGGCAAATCCCGTTGTGGGTTTTTACACTCCTCTGCCGTTGTAGAGATGGCATCAAAACCAATATAAGCAAAGAATACCGCTGAAACGCCCTTCAATACCCCAGAAACGCCATTAGGAGCAAACGGGCTCCAGTTATCCGGATTCACATAAAAAGCCCCTACGATGATTACCATAATAATCACCAGCACCTTTAATAGCACCAGAATATTACTCGCCGTTTTAGATTCCTGGATGCCTATGTATACAAGGGTTGTAATAATGGCAGTGATGCCCAAAGCTGGCAGATCTGCTACTAACTTCAATCCACCTCCTATGCTTGGTGCTTGGGTCCAGGCTTCATAGGCAAGTTGCTGGGCAGGCGTAGCCTGCTCTAATTGTCCGCCTGCACTCAAAAGTTCCATTACTGTATCATAGCCCTTGGAAGCTGTCAGAAAGTCCATCGTTAGGTAAGAGGGTATATTTAAGCCGATACCAGCCATCATACCTGTAAAATAATCCGACCAGGAGATAGCTACAGCAATGTTGCCTATGGCATATTCCATCAGCAGCACACAACCCATGATCCAGGCAACAATTTCCCCAAATGAAGCATAGGCATAGGTATAGGCGCTTCCGCTGATGGGAATAGTAGAGGCAAATTCTGCATAACACATGGCTGAAAACACGCAGGCAATAGCTGTAAAAATAAAAAGCAACGATACAGCAGGACCACCGGCAGCACTCGCATTACCGATTGTGCTAAAAATACCCGCACCAATAATCGCCGCAATCCCCATAGAGGTAAGGTCACGTAAGTTCAGGTTTCTGACCAGTTCACCGGAGGAATTCTCTTCCTGGTGTTTTACTTCTGCCAGAATTTGTGGGACAGACTTTGTCCTGAAAAGGGTGGAAAATTTCACGTAGCCGGTTTTTAGAACAGTAAAAATAAAGATTCTTCCTTAACTTCAAAGAGCCTGGTACTTTTCTGGGCATAAAATTACAGGGCGTTGTGGAACTATTCTTTTTTGGTTACCTTTAAACCTGCTAGTAACAGATCTGTATCTATTTTTGTTAATTCTTATGAAATATTTCCTTTTTATCCTTGTAGCTGCTTTCCTGTTTTCTGCTGATATTTCCTTAGCCCAAAGCAGCCAGGCTTATTCTGGTAGCAGCGCTTCTGCTTTTGCTCCCAAAGAAGGTAAATCCACCAAGAAAAGCCGGGTAAAACGCAGTAAAAAAACATACAAAGCTGCAGCTGGTCGGAATAAAGCCGGATTATTCGCTAAGAAGAAAAAATCTGATTGCGATTGCCCTGGCAGTCCTAAAGCGAAAAGAAAAAAGAGAAGATAAACTAGGTCTCTCAGAATTTATAC from Rhodocytophaga rosea carries:
- a CDS encoding APC family permease, with the protein product MKFSTLFRTKSVPQILAEVKHQEENSSGELVRNLNLRDLTSMGIAAIIGAGIFSTIGNASAAGGPAVSLLFIFTAIACVFSAMCYAEFASTIPISGSAYTYAYASFGEIVAWIMGCVLLMEYAIGNIAVAISWSDYFTGMMAGIGLNIPSYLTMDFLTASKGYDTVMELLSAGGQLEQATPAQQLAYEAWTQAPSIGGGLKLVADLPALGITAIITTLVYIGIQESKTASNILVLLKVLVIIMVIIVGAFYVNPDNWSPFAPNGVSGVLKGVSAVFFAYIGFDAISTTAEECKNPQRDLPKAMLYTLLICTVLYILITLVLTGMVSYTELAVGDPLAYVFDKLDLNIMAGIISVSAVVALSSVLLVFQLGQPRIWMSMSRDGLLPAAFSRIHPRFKTPSFATIITGLVVAIPALFMNLTVVTDLTSIGTLFAFVIVSGGVLVMDANNTPRGRFRVPYYNAKWILPVLLIGILGLLLANDPQSVSNFFTLDTSQGFWTALEHKILLIGFIIVCLVMTYLSFTRNLSLIPVLGLLVNLYLMTELGISNWLWFLTCLGIGLVIYFTYSYRNSRLNKVNAE